The Hymenobacter sp. GOD-10R genome includes a window with the following:
- a CDS encoding phage tail protein, protein MASYPLPKFHFQVEWGGSKVSFTEVTGLNVETDVIEYRDGASPEFHKIKMPGLQKFPNVTLKRGTFRSDNEFFKWWNTVALNTIERRDLTISLLNERHEPVVVWKIKQAWPSKVMSGDLKADANEVLIESIELVHEGLSIQNGD, encoded by the coding sequence ATGGCAAGCTATCCATTACCGAAATTCCACTTTCAGGTGGAGTGGGGCGGCTCCAAGGTCAGCTTCACGGAAGTGACCGGGCTGAACGTCGAAACGGACGTGATTGAGTACCGCGACGGGGCCTCGCCGGAGTTCCATAAGATCAAGATGCCGGGCTTGCAGAAGTTTCCGAACGTGACGCTCAAGCGCGGTACCTTCCGCAGCGACAACGAATTCTTCAAGTGGTGGAACACCGTAGCGCTCAACACTATCGAGCGCCGCGATCTGACCATCAGCCTGCTCAACGAGCGCCACGAGCCGGTAGTGGTTTGGAAAATCAAGCAGGCATGGCCGTCCAAAGTCATGTCGGGCGACCTGAAGGCTGATGCCAACGAGGTGCTGATTGAAAGCATTGAGCTGGTTCACGAAGGCCTCAGCATCCAGAACGGCGACTAA
- a CDS encoding DUF4255 domain-containing protein — translation MIYEALAMICAELRAYIKAFDATANVDLGSICAPGAATDALLLSLVNVEEESALKNSSPYVRNAAGSFDLVNPPVFLNLFVLIGTSFTDNGTYATALKRLAWAVQCFQRKKELSVANTPTDSLPDEALRLRLSLDLYSLSFEKINQLWGTLGGKQVPFVVYKVRVVEEQAESQFGTGAAITTIEGRTEIINPTLN, via the coding sequence ATGATCTACGAGGCATTAGCGATGATTTGCGCCGAGCTAAGAGCCTACATCAAGGCGTTCGATGCGACGGCGAATGTGGACCTAGGTAGCATCTGCGCGCCGGGCGCCGCTACTGATGCGTTGTTGCTGAGCCTGGTGAATGTGGAGGAAGAAAGCGCGCTGAAGAACAGCAGCCCCTATGTGCGCAACGCAGCCGGTAGCTTTGATTTGGTGAATCCGCCGGTGTTCCTGAACCTCTTCGTGCTGATTGGCACCAGTTTCACCGACAACGGCACCTACGCTACGGCGCTAAAGCGGCTGGCCTGGGCGGTTCAGTGCTTTCAGCGCAAAAAGGAATTGAGCGTAGCTAACACGCCCACCGACAGCCTGCCCGACGAAGCCTTGCGGCTGCGGCTGTCGCTGGACTTGTACTCGCTTTCGTTTGAAAAAATCAACCAACTGTGGGGCACGCTCGGCGGCAAGCAGGTGCCGTTTGTGGTGTACAAGGTGCGGGTGGTGGAAGAGCAGGCCGAAAGCCAATTTGGCACCGGCGCGGCCATTACCACGATCGAGGGGCGAACTGAGATTATCAACCCCACCTTAAACTGA
- a CDS encoding FAD-dependent oxidoreductase has product MAEYQPPTSEQEFHANFAQLKPRMNKTEALYESARCLFCFDAPCINACPSGIDIPQFIRQINTGNVTGAAKTIYEANYFGNACGKVCPTEVLCEGACVYNAQDMKPIEIGRLQSFATRQVIESDRKLFGPGVPNGRKVAVIGAGPAGISCACELRALGYEVDVFEAKAQPSGLTLYGVAPYKITNEEVLAEMAYLEAQFGYRVQYNSPITSREDLLALEEAYDAIFLGIGLGKTNALLLPGEERTNCVGAVEFIEELRQQHHQVKVGKKVIVLGGGNTAMDAASESSRLGAENVVLAYRRGKEDMGAYKFEYDLAKGVGVKGLFNVAPIEIVGNGKVEGVKFIRTATLDGQVQIVPGSEFVEACDMVIKATGQAKQTHFLSHIPGLQLDTKGRIVADARTGQTTNPKYFASGDALNGGAEVVNAAAEAKVAARGIHEYLTALSSD; this is encoded by the coding sequence ATGGCCGAGTATCAACCCCCTACTTCTGAGCAGGAATTTCACGCAAATTTTGCGCAGCTCAAGCCGCGGATGAACAAGACAGAGGCGCTCTACGAAAGCGCCCGGTGCCTGTTCTGCTTCGATGCGCCGTGCATCAACGCGTGTCCGTCGGGTATCGACATTCCGCAGTTTATCCGCCAGATCAACACGGGCAACGTGACCGGTGCGGCCAAGACCATTTACGAGGCTAACTACTTCGGCAATGCCTGCGGCAAAGTGTGCCCTACGGAAGTGCTGTGCGAAGGCGCCTGCGTGTACAATGCGCAGGATATGAAGCCCATCGAAATAGGTCGCTTGCAGAGCTTTGCTACTCGCCAGGTGATTGAAAGTGACCGGAAGTTGTTCGGGCCGGGCGTACCGAATGGGCGCAAAGTGGCGGTGATAGGCGCTGGTCCGGCGGGTATTTCGTGCGCTTGCGAGCTGCGGGCCTTGGGGTACGAGGTCGATGTATTCGAGGCCAAAGCGCAGCCTTCGGGACTGACATTGTACGGGGTGGCGCCGTACAAAATCACGAACGAAGAGGTGTTGGCCGAAATGGCCTACCTGGAAGCGCAGTTTGGCTACCGGGTACAATACAACTCGCCTATCACCTCACGCGAAGATTTGTTGGCGCTGGAAGAAGCCTATGATGCTATCTTCCTGGGTATTGGGCTAGGTAAGACGAATGCCTTGCTCTTGCCTGGCGAGGAACGCACCAATTGCGTAGGCGCTGTCGAATTCATCGAAGAGCTACGCCAACAGCATCACCAGGTGAAAGTAGGGAAGAAGGTGATTGTGCTAGGTGGTGGCAACACGGCCATGGATGCGGCGTCGGAATCGTCGCGGCTGGGGGCGGAGAATGTAGTGCTGGCGTATCGCCGCGGCAAGGAAGATATGGGCGCATACAAATTTGAATACGACCTAGCTAAAGGCGTGGGTGTGAAAGGCTTGTTCAATGTGGCGCCCATCGAAATCGTCGGCAACGGCAAAGTAGAAGGCGTGAAGTTCATCCGCACAGCGACGCTCGATGGTCAGGTGCAAATCGTGCCCGGCAGCGAGTTCGTGGAGGCTTGTGACATGGTCATCAAAGCCACCGGCCAAGCCAAGCAGACGCACTTCCTCAGCCACATTCCGGGGCTGCAACTCGATACCAAAGGTCGCATTGTGGCCGACGCCCGCACCGGCCAGACGACCAACCCCAAGTACTTCGCCTCCGGCGACGCGCTGAATGGTGGCGCGGAAGTCGTAAATGCCGCCGCCGAAGCTAAAGTTGCCGCCCGCGGCATTCACGAGTATTTAACTGCCTTAAGTTCAGACTAA
- a CDS encoding CoA-acylating methylmalonate-semialdehyde dehydrogenase, which produces MEVETLKYPAVRNYVAGQFVQATSARSLEVFSPLSGGMISTVPLSGAEALNQAVEAAKDAFPAWSATPIKERVQIFYRYKTLLEKHIQELAELVRKENGKTMDEARAEVEKAIELTEFACSLPQLIAGELLEVSKGVECRTERKPLGVVASIAPFNFPNMVPHWTIPNALALGNCMILKPSEQVPISAGRIAELLKEAGLPDGVLNIVNGDKEIVEAICDHPDIQAVSFVGSTKIAKVVYRRATSNLKRCVALGGAKNHLLVLPDAHVDMTASNVAASMSGCAGQRCMAGSAMVAVGSIEPIISRLVEEAAKIVPGKNLGSVISKEAKERIERYITEAEQAGAKVLLDGRNALVPGHEDGYYVGPTVIDHVTPDMAIAKEEVFGPVLAIIRADTLDEALDIENSSNYGNAASVFTQSGGLARYVMENASAGMIGVNIGVPVPREPFSFGGWNESKFGACDITGKSSIEFWTQLKKVTTKWNPESRVNWMS; this is translated from the coding sequence ATGGAAGTCGAAACTTTGAAGTATCCGGCTGTGCGTAACTACGTTGCCGGTCAGTTTGTGCAGGCGACGAGTGCCCGCTCGCTGGAGGTCTTCAGCCCGCTCAGCGGCGGCATGATTTCCACGGTACCGTTAAGTGGAGCGGAGGCACTCAACCAAGCCGTAGAAGCCGCCAAAGATGCTTTTCCTGCATGGTCGGCTACGCCGATAAAGGAGCGGGTGCAGATCTTCTACCGCTACAAAACGCTGCTCGAAAAGCACATCCAAGAGCTAGCCGAGCTCGTGCGCAAGGAAAACGGCAAAACCATGGACGAAGCCCGCGCCGAAGTAGAAAAGGCCATCGAGCTAACGGAATTTGCTTGTTCGCTGCCCCAACTCATCGCCGGCGAATTGCTGGAGGTAAGCAAAGGTGTGGAGTGCCGCACGGAGCGCAAACCCCTCGGCGTAGTAGCGAGCATCGCGCCCTTCAACTTCCCCAACATGGTCCCGCACTGGACCATCCCGAATGCCCTAGCCCTCGGCAACTGCATGATTCTGAAGCCCTCGGAGCAAGTGCCGATCAGCGCTGGCCGTATTGCCGAGCTGCTGAAGGAAGCCGGCCTGCCCGACGGCGTACTGAACATCGTGAACGGCGATAAGGAAATCGTAGAAGCCATCTGCGACCATCCGGATATTCAGGCCGTGTCGTTCGTGGGTTCGACCAAGATTGCCAAGGTGGTGTACCGCCGCGCCACCTCCAACCTGAAGCGGTGCGTGGCCCTAGGCGGCGCCAAAAACCATCTGCTCGTGCTGCCTGATGCCCACGTAGACATGACGGCTTCCAACGTGGCCGCCTCCATGTCGGGGTGCGCGGGGCAGCGCTGCATGGCGGGTTCAGCGATGGTGGCGGTGGGCTCCATTGAGCCTATTATCAGCCGCCTGGTGGAAGAAGCCGCTAAGATTGTGCCGGGCAAAAACCTGGGTTCAGTTATCAGCAAAGAAGCCAAAGAGCGCATCGAGCGCTACATCACCGAAGCCGAACAAGCAGGCGCTAAGGTGCTGCTCGACGGTCGCAACGCCCTCGTGCCCGGCCACGAAGACGGCTACTATGTCGGCCCTACCGTCATCGACCACGTAACGCCCGACATGGCTATTGCCAAGGAAGAAGTGTTCGGGCCAGTGCTAGCCATCATCCGCGCTGATACACTGGATGAGGCGCTGGATATTGAAAACTCTTCCAATTATGGCAACGCCGCCTCGGTGTTCACGCAGAGCGGCGGCCTAGCTCGCTACGTGATGGAAAACGCCTCGGCCGGCATGATCGGTGTGAACATCGGCGTGCCCGTGCCACGTGAGCCGTTCTCCTTCGGCGGCTGGAACGAGTCGAAGTTCGGCGCCTGCGACATCACTGGCAAAAGCTCCATCGAGTTCTGGACCCAGCTCAAGAAAGTGACAACGAAGTGGAATCCAGAGTCAAGGGTGAACTGGATGTCATAG
- a CDS encoding nitrilase-related carbon-nitrogen hydrolase, with product MPRIIKSGLIQMSLPMTEGEGSIEEIKEAMVQKHIPLIEEAGRQGVQILCLQEIFSTPYFCPGQDNKWYASAEPVPGPTTDHMAEYAKKYNMVMIVPVYEKEAAGFLYNTAAVIDADGTYLGKYRKNHIPHTSGFWEKYFFKPGNLGYPVFQTKYAKVGVYICYDRHFPDGARVLGLNGAEIVYNPSATVAGLSQYLWKLEQPAHAAANGYFMGCINRVGEEKPWNLGKFYGTSYFVDPRGQIFAQASEDKDELLVAEFDLDMIDEVRATWQFFRDRRPETYEKLVEL from the coding sequence ATGCCCAGAATCATCAAATCAGGTCTTATTCAGATGAGTTTGCCCATGACCGAGGGCGAAGGCTCGATTGAGGAAATCAAGGAAGCCATGGTGCAGAAGCACATTCCGCTGATCGAAGAAGCCGGTCGGCAGGGCGTGCAGATTCTGTGTTTGCAGGAGATTTTCAGCACCCCGTATTTCTGTCCTGGTCAGGATAATAAGTGGTACGCTTCGGCCGAACCGGTGCCTGGGCCGACGACCGACCATATGGCCGAGTACGCCAAAAAGTACAACATGGTGATGATTGTGCCCGTGTACGAGAAAGAGGCCGCTGGCTTCCTCTACAACACGGCTGCCGTGATTGACGCTGATGGCACCTACCTAGGTAAGTACCGCAAAAATCACATTCCGCATACGTCAGGATTCTGGGAAAAGTACTTTTTTAAGCCCGGCAACTTAGGGTACCCAGTGTTCCAGACGAAGTACGCTAAAGTCGGTGTGTACATCTGCTACGACCGTCACTTCCCCGACGGCGCCCGTGTGCTAGGTCTGAACGGCGCGGAAATCGTGTACAATCCTTCCGCGACGGTGGCGGGCCTTTCGCAGTACCTCTGGAAACTGGAGCAACCGGCCCATGCGGCCGCCAATGGCTATTTCATGGGCTGCATCAACCGCGTAGGGGAGGAGAAGCCTTGGAACCTAGGTAAGTTCTACGGTACCAGCTACTTCGTGGACCCACGCGGCCAAATCTTCGCCCAGGCTTCCGAAGACAAAGACGAGCTGTTGGTAGCCGAGTTCGACCTCGATATGATTGACGAGGTGCGCGCCACTTGGCAGTTCTTCCGCGACCGTCGCCCGGAGACGTACGAGAAGCTAGTGGAGCTGTAG
- a CDS encoding aminotransferase class III-fold pyridoxal phosphate-dependent enzyme: METFTDVDKEQILHDNLEYTLFSWSKQAGLNPINAERTEGVYLYDRDGKRYIDFSSQLMNVNIGHGNQKVTEAVATQMRELSYVYPGMITKARGDLGRKLAEITPANLTKAFFTLGGAESIENAIKLARLYTGRHKIVTLYQSFHGASYGAISAGGDPRKLPVDSQAMPGVVHVENPFFYRCPWHSRTSEECAQRAADHMERVIGYEGPQNVAAILLEGESGTSGCIKYPPGYWQRVREICDKHGILLIADEVMSGFGRTGKWFGSDHHGVKVDLMCMAKGITAGYLPLGAVMVDEKIAHSFDDKPLPLGLTYSAHPVSCAAAVAVLDIYEEENLIENAAEMGRYIEEQVAEMAKQHPSIGDFRNTGLLGCIELVKNRETKEPMAPWNAAPSQMEVMNQVAAKIRELGMYTFVRWNYIFIAPPLSITKDEVDEGLDIIAQAISIADQHTH; this comes from the coding sequence ATGGAAACCTTCACCGACGTCGATAAGGAGCAGATCCTGCACGACAACCTAGAGTACACGCTTTTCTCGTGGTCGAAGCAGGCGGGGCTGAACCCGATCAATGCCGAGCGGACCGAGGGCGTATACCTGTACGACCGCGACGGCAAGCGCTACATCGACTTCTCGTCGCAGCTGATGAACGTGAACATCGGCCACGGCAACCAGAAGGTGACCGAAGCAGTGGCTACCCAGATGCGGGAGCTGAGCTACGTGTACCCCGGCATGATCACCAAAGCCCGTGGCGACCTAGGTCGGAAGCTCGCCGAAATCACGCCGGCCAACCTGACGAAAGCCTTTTTCACGTTAGGTGGCGCCGAGTCAATTGAAAACGCCATCAAGCTAGCCCGCCTCTACACCGGCCGCCACAAAATCGTGACGCTGTACCAGTCGTTTCACGGCGCTTCGTACGGGGCTATCAGCGCCGGCGGCGACCCGCGCAAGCTGCCCGTCGACAGCCAAGCCATGCCGGGGGTGGTACACGTCGAGAATCCGTTTTTCTACCGCTGCCCCTGGCACAGCCGCACGTCGGAAGAATGCGCCCAGCGTGCCGCCGACCACATGGAGCGCGTTATTGGCTACGAAGGACCGCAGAACGTGGCGGCGATTCTGCTGGAAGGCGAGTCGGGCACGTCGGGATGCATTAAGTACCCGCCCGGCTACTGGCAGCGGGTACGCGAAATCTGCGACAAGCACGGTATCCTGCTCATTGCCGACGAAGTGATGAGCGGGTTCGGGCGCACTGGCAAGTGGTTCGGCTCCGACCACCACGGCGTGAAAGTCGACCTGATGTGCATGGCGAAGGGCATCACGGCCGGCTACCTGCCCCTAGGTGCCGTGATGGTCGACGAGAAAATCGCGCATTCCTTCGACGATAAACCGCTGCCCCTAGGTCTGACCTACTCGGCGCACCCAGTTTCGTGCGCTGCCGCGGTGGCCGTGCTGGACATTTACGAAGAGGAAAACCTTATCGAGAATGCCGCCGAGATGGGTCGCTACATTGAGGAGCAAGTAGCGGAAATGGCTAAGCAACACCCCAGCATCGGGGACTTCCGCAATACGGGTTTGCTGGGCTGCATCGAGCTGGTGAAGAACCGCGAAACTAAAGAGCCCATGGCGCCGTGGAATGCCGCCCCCAGCCAAATGGAGGTAATGAACCAAGTGGCCGCCAAAATCCGGGAGCTAGGTATGTACACCTTCGTGCGCTGGAATTACATCTTCATCGCCCCGCCCCTGAGCATCACCAAAGACGAGGTAGACGAAGGCCTAGATATTATCGCGCAAGCCATCAGTATCGCCGACCAGCATACACATTAA
- the hydA gene encoding dihydropyrimidinase: MSSLLIKNGRVVTADSDSVCDVLIEGETIMAIGRNLPVQADQVIDATGKLVMPGGIDPHVHLDMPFMGTFSSDTHETGTRAALHGGTTTVIDFVLQKQGHSLREALTEWQGRATGTAVGDYSFHMAVTDFNENTKAEIADMVAEGITSFKTFMAYKGALMIDDAQMLGLMQEVKKHGGLVTVHATNGEMIDTLIAQHRTQGKLTPRYHYLSQPEVTEAEASGRFTDIANYTGVNAYIVHLTCEGALNQVREAMRRNQRVFVETCIQYLLLDASLYGEEFEGAKWVMSPPLREKKDQETLWAGINQGIVQVVGTDHCPFMWEQKKLGADDFSKIPNGHPAIEHRMELLFSEGVSKGRITPQKFVEVTSTNAAKIFGMFPRKGTISIGADADLVIIDPEQKHTISADTHHMNVDYSAYEGWELTGKIDTVILRGQVAVQEGETKVAKGYGQFIKRGKTSF, encoded by the coding sequence ATGTCGTCTTTACTCATCAAAAATGGCCGCGTCGTCACGGCCGATTCCGACAGTGTGTGTGATGTGCTGATAGAGGGCGAAACCATCATGGCTATCGGCCGAAATCTGCCGGTGCAAGCTGACCAGGTGATTGACGCGACCGGCAAACTGGTAATGCCCGGCGGCATCGACCCGCACGTGCACTTGGACATGCCATTTATGGGCACCTTCAGCAGCGATACGCACGAAACCGGCACCCGCGCCGCCCTGCACGGTGGTACCACCACCGTCATTGATTTTGTGCTGCAAAAGCAGGGGCATTCACTGCGTGAGGCACTTACGGAGTGGCAAGGCCGCGCCACGGGTACCGCTGTCGGCGACTACAGCTTCCACATGGCCGTCACGGATTTCAACGAGAACACCAAAGCAGAAATCGCCGACATGGTGGCCGAGGGCATCACCTCGTTCAAGACCTTTATGGCTTACAAAGGCGCGCTGATGATTGACGACGCACAGATGCTAGGTTTGATGCAGGAGGTCAAGAAGCACGGCGGCTTGGTGACGGTGCATGCCACCAACGGCGAGATGATCGACACGCTCATTGCGCAGCACCGCACACAGGGCAAGCTTACGCCGCGCTATCATTACCTCTCCCAGCCCGAAGTAACTGAGGCTGAGGCATCGGGCCGCTTTACGGACATTGCTAATTACACGGGCGTCAACGCCTACATCGTGCACCTGACCTGCGAAGGGGCGCTGAACCAAGTGCGCGAAGCGATGCGCCGTAACCAGCGGGTATTCGTGGAAACCTGCATTCAGTACTTGCTGCTAGATGCTTCGCTGTATGGGGAAGAGTTTGAAGGTGCGAAGTGGGTGATGTCGCCGCCGCTGCGGGAGAAGAAGGATCAAGAGACGCTATGGGCAGGCATCAATCAAGGAATTGTGCAAGTCGTTGGTACCGACCATTGCCCCTTTATGTGGGAGCAGAAAAAGCTAGGTGCCGATGATTTTTCGAAGATTCCGAACGGGCACCCGGCCATCGAGCACCGCATGGAACTGCTATTTTCGGAGGGCGTGAGCAAAGGCCGCATCACCCCGCAGAAGTTCGTGGAAGTGACCAGCACCAACGCCGCCAAGATCTTCGGCATGTTCCCCCGTAAAGGCACCATCAGCATCGGCGCCGACGCCGACCTAGTCATTATCGACCCCGAACAAAAACACACTATCTCCGCCGACACGCACCATATGAACGTCGACTACTCGGCCTACGAAGGCTGGGAGCTGACGGGGAAAATTGACACCGTGATCCTGCGCGGGCAAGTAGCTGTGCAGGAAGGAGAAACGAAAGTGGCGAAAGGCTACGGTCAGTTCATCAAGAGAGGCAAAACGAGCTTTTAA
- a CDS encoding phage tail sheath family protein → MASTLNLASVRTPGVYIDEVSLFPPSVAQVETAIPVFIGPTQDHVKDGQSIRNVPTRIKSMVEYRRYFGGGPDRQVTVRLDALNSVSSVNFATSFYLHDSLMMFFGNGGEKCYIVSLGKYTDVLTQTDYTNALDTLKKFDEPTLIVLPDALNLTAAGAVATVQQAAIDHCRYMQDRFAVLDVKVADPTKIDRDDTDIDNFRNGVSSHLNYAAAYYPYLRTTLPLTISFANLTIKTGPDPGTTKTLDELLDPGPAKDLATAAKNIVTDLGAVTGLLPDITDYQAAASKDDKKTYLLGLLTAFTGAAAFTDPTNQTDFNNYIKESAPATSDGLKLTALRDATNALQTSGGSESPQPLFDKTFEQISTYISGFLTKVQARLQAKEVEMKSTIPLYSAMTAAAEAMGIVLPPSGAVVGAYARTDNDRGVWKAPANVGLNYVLGPTAMLTDSEQEDLNVDTNAGKSINAIRAFTGKGTLIWGARTLAGSDNEWRYVSVRRFFIMVEESVKKASAQFVFEPNDANTWVKIRAMIENFLTLQWRAGALAGMKAEHAFFVRVGLGQTMTAQDILNGFMIVEIGMAVVRPAEFIILRFSHKMQES, encoded by the coding sequence ATGGCCAGCACTCTAAACCTAGCTTCCGTCAGGACGCCCGGCGTCTATATTGATGAGGTGTCGTTGTTTCCGCCCTCGGTGGCGCAGGTCGAAACCGCCATTCCGGTGTTTATCGGCCCCACACAGGACCACGTGAAAGACGGCCAGAGCATCCGCAACGTGCCCACGCGCATCAAGTCGATGGTGGAGTACCGGCGCTATTTCGGCGGCGGCCCCGACCGGCAGGTGACGGTGCGGCTCGATGCGCTCAACAGCGTCAGCTCGGTCAATTTTGCCACGAGCTTCTATCTGCACGATAGCCTGATGATGTTCTTCGGCAACGGCGGGGAGAAGTGCTACATCGTGTCGCTGGGCAAGTACACCGACGTGCTGACCCAAACCGACTACACCAACGCCCTCGACACGCTCAAGAAGTTTGATGAGCCTACGCTTATTGTGCTGCCCGATGCTCTAAACCTGACGGCAGCTGGTGCCGTGGCTACGGTGCAGCAAGCCGCTATTGATCATTGCCGGTACATGCAGGATCGGTTTGCGGTGCTCGATGTAAAGGTGGCCGACCCCACCAAAATAGACCGGGACGACACGGATATTGACAACTTCCGCAACGGCGTTTCCAGTCACCTCAACTACGCCGCCGCTTATTATCCGTACCTGCGCACCACCTTGCCGCTGACCATCAGCTTCGCCAATCTGACGATCAAAACCGGACCGGACCCTGGCACAACCAAAACGCTCGATGAGCTGTTGGACCCCGGCCCGGCCAAGGACCTAGCTACTGCAGCTAAGAACATCGTAACCGACCTAGGTGCCGTGACAGGTTTGTTGCCGGATATAACCGATTACCAAGCCGCCGCGAGCAAAGACGATAAGAAAACCTACTTGCTAGGTTTGCTGACGGCCTTCACCGGCGCAGCCGCTTTTACCGACCCGACAAACCAAACCGATTTCAACAACTACATCAAAGAAAGCGCGCCAGCAACTTCCGATGGCTTAAAGCTGACCGCTCTGCGCGACGCCACCAACGCCCTGCAAACCAGCGGCGGCAGCGAATCGCCGCAGCCGCTTTTTGACAAGACCTTCGAGCAGATCAGCACCTACATCAGCGGCTTCCTGACCAAAGTGCAGGCTAGGTTGCAGGCCAAGGAAGTCGAGATGAAATCAACGATTCCGCTGTACTCGGCCATGACGGCTGCGGCTGAAGCCATGGGCATTGTGCTGCCGCCGAGTGGCGCGGTAGTCGGTGCCTACGCCCGCACCGACAACGACCGGGGCGTGTGGAAAGCGCCTGCCAACGTAGGCCTCAACTACGTGCTAGGTCCTACCGCGATGCTCACCGACAGCGAGCAGGAAGACCTCAACGTCGACACCAACGCGGGCAAGTCGATCAACGCCATTCGTGCTTTCACTGGCAAAGGCACGCTGATCTGGGGTGCCCGCACCCTAGCCGGCTCCGACAACGAATGGCGCTACGTGTCGGTGCGCCGCTTCTTCATTATGGTAGAAGAATCGGTGAAAAAAGCCTCCGCGCAGTTCGTGTTTGAGCCCAACGATGCCAACACTTGGGTGAAGATACGGGCCATGATCGAGAACTTCCTGACACTGCAATGGCGAGCCGGTGCGCTGGCCGGCATGAAGGCCGAACATGCGTTTTTCGTCCGCGTTGGCCTAGGTCAAACCATGACCGCCCAAGACATTCTCAACGGCTTCATGATCGTGGAAATTGGCATGGCCGTAGTGCGCCCCGCTGAGTTTATCATCCTGCGCTTCTCGCATAAGATGCAGGAGTCATAA
- the preA gene encoding NAD-dependent dihydropyrimidine dehydrogenase subunit PreA, with translation MPDLSINFAGIKSPNPFWLASAPPTNSGYQVMKAFDAGWGGAVWKTLGVPVVNVSSRYGGVNYRDKRLIGFNNIELISDRPLADNLREIEEVKKRFPNHAVIASLMVQSRDEWHQIVRDVTNAGSDGIELNFGCPHGMCERGMGSAVGQEPEVLRTIVEWVMEVAQIPVIVKLTPNISDITEPARAARQGGADAISLINTIQSIVGVDLDSFAPYPIVDGKGTNGGYCGPAVKPIALNMVKNCAQDPNVQLPISGIGGIENWRDAVEHILLGASSVQVCTAAMHFGFGIIREMTAGLEQYMTEKGFNTIYDFVGKALPNVKHWEDLNLKYKVTANIHEEKCIGCQLCYTACEDGAHQAIRLREGTRVPEIIEENCVGCNLCSLVCPVEQCITMDRTDAGTEHLTWKERTAANNIPTTFNDERAGGLHHWVPEPAAALGKEKHKTLPGKARQLGSPAAATTASDVLSE, from the coding sequence ATGCCGGACCTCTCCATAAACTTTGCTGGGATTAAGTCGCCGAACCCTTTCTGGTTGGCCTCCGCGCCGCCGACCAACTCCGGCTACCAAGTGATGAAAGCCTTCGATGCAGGCTGGGGCGGGGCGGTGTGGAAGACTCTAGGAGTGCCGGTTGTGAACGTGTCGAGCCGCTACGGTGGGGTGAACTACCGCGACAAGCGCCTGATTGGCTTCAACAATATCGAGCTGATTTCGGACCGCCCCTTGGCCGACAACCTGCGCGAGATTGAGGAAGTGAAGAAGCGCTTTCCCAACCATGCCGTCATTGCCTCGCTCATGGTGCAGAGTCGGGATGAGTGGCACCAGATTGTGCGCGATGTGACCAACGCTGGCTCTGACGGTATCGAACTGAACTTCGGCTGTCCGCACGGCATGTGTGAACGGGGCATGGGCTCGGCGGTCGGGCAGGAGCCGGAAGTGCTGCGCACGATTGTGGAGTGGGTGATGGAAGTGGCGCAGATTCCGGTTATTGTGAAGCTCACGCCCAACATCTCCGACATCACCGAGCCCGCTCGCGCCGCTCGCCAAGGTGGCGCTGACGCCATTTCGCTCATCAATACCATTCAGAGCATTGTGGGTGTTGATCTGGACAGCTTCGCGCCCTATCCGATTGTGGATGGCAAAGGCACCAATGGGGGCTACTGCGGTCCGGCTGTGAAGCCCATTGCTCTGAATATGGTTAAGAACTGCGCCCAAGACCCGAACGTGCAGCTGCCTATTTCCGGCATCGGCGGCATTGAGAATTGGCGCGACGCAGTGGAACATATCTTGCTAGGAGCTAGCTCGGTGCAGGTGTGCACGGCGGCCATGCACTTCGGCTTTGGTATCATTCGCGAGATGACGGCGGGCCTGGAGCAGTACATGACGGAAAAAGGCTTCAATACCATCTACGACTTCGTGGGCAAGGCCTTGCCGAACGTGAAGCATTGGGAAGACCTAAACCTGAAGTACAAGGTGACGGCCAACATTCACGAGGAGAAGTGCATTGGCTGCCAACTGTGTTACACGGCCTGTGAGGACGGTGCGCACCAGGCAATCCGGTTGCGCGAAGGCACCCGCGTGCCCGAAATTATTGAGGAGAACTGCGTGGGCTGTAACCTCTGCTCGCTCGTGTGCCCGGTGGAGCAGTGCATCACCATGGACCGCACCGACGCCGGCACCGAACACCTCACCTGGAAGGAGCGCACCGCCGCCAACAACATCCCGACCACCTTCAACGACGAGCGCGCCGGCGGCTTGCACCACTGGGTGCCTGAACCAGCCGCGGCGTTAGGAAAGGAGAAGCATAAAACCCTGCCTGGCAAAGCTAGGCAGCTAGGCAGTCCGGCTGCTGCTACGACAGCTTCGGATGTGCTAAGCGAATGA